The Chitinibacter bivalviorum genome has a segment encoding these proteins:
- a CDS encoding PEP-CTERM sorting domain-containing protein translates to MITIPPVSVIPPSVEKPVAPVTPVPEPETLALMAMGVTILLTRQLKKAK, encoded by the coding sequence GTGATCACAATTCCACCTGTAAGTGTAATTCCGCCAAGTGTTGAAAAGCCGGTAGCACCAGTTACCCCTGTGCCAGAACCTGAAACGTTGGCGCTGATGGCGATGGGAGTAACTATCTTATTAACCCGACAGTTGAAAAAAGCGAAATAA
- a CDS encoding sugar transferase, whose product MKRITDIILSLFILSLIWPILLAVAIAVKITSKGPVFFKQRRYGEDGQSVLVYKFRSMKVMEDGDKVTQATRNDSRLTPIGGFIRKTSLDELPQFINVLEGKMSIVGPRPHANAHNEQYRQLIRGYMIRHKVRPGITGWAQSERLPR is encoded by the coding sequence GTGAAGCGAATCACTGACATTATTTTGTCCTTGTTTATCTTGAGCTTGATCTGGCCAATATTGTTGGCGGTCGCTATTGCGGTAAAAATCACTTCGAAAGGGCCTGTATTCTTTAAGCAAAGACGCTATGGCGAAGATGGTCAAAGTGTGTTGGTGTATAAATTCCGGTCGATGAAAGTCATGGAAGACGGGGATAAAGTAACCCAAGCCACGAGAAACGACAGCCGTTTAACGCCGATTGGTGGGTTTATTCGCAAAACGTCATTGGATGAATTACCACAGTTTATCAATGTGCTTGAAGGCAAAATGAGTATTGTCGGTCCTCGCCCACATGCAAATGCACATAATGAGCAATATCGACAGTTGATTCGTGGTTATATGATTCGGCATAAAGTTAGACCGGGTATTACCGGTTGGGCGCAAAGTGAACGGCTACCGCGGTGA
- a CDS encoding sugar transferase: MQRRVEYDLDYLRNWSVWLDVKIIWQTATMMFRDRNAF, from the coding sequence ATGCAGCGCCGGGTTGAATACGATCTTGATTATTTACGCAATTGGTCTGTTTGGTTGGACGTAAAGATAATTTGGCAAACTGCAACAATGATGTTCCGCGATCGGAATGCATTTTAA
- a CDS encoding nucleoside-diphosphate sugar epimerase/dehydratase: protein MRQYRYWLRMLCFGLVLRPDGDKRADAKKVIIIGANQPGLVLAKNMQEHPFLKMDFVGFFDDRTEDRLPNVQKGKLLGGLKEVNSYVKAHNIQQIYISLPMTAQPRVVDLLEQLQDSTVSIYFVPDLLSLTSLMRALTMWPGCR from the coding sequence TTGCGCCAGTATCGCTATTGGTTACGCATGCTATGTTTCGGGTTAGTGCTCAGGCCCGATGGCGATAAACGAGCAGATGCAAAGAAAGTAATCATTATTGGAGCCAACCAACCAGGATTGGTGTTGGCAAAAAATATGCAGGAGCATCCATTCCTAAAAATGGATTTTGTCGGCTTTTTTGACGACCGTACGGAAGATCGTTTACCGAATGTGCAAAAAGGCAAATTGCTTGGTGGGTTAAAAGAAGTTAATAGCTATGTCAAGGCACATAATATTCAGCAAATTTATATCTCTTTACCGATGACGGCTCAGCCGCGGGTAGTCGATTTGTTGGAGCAATTGCAAGATAGTACGGTGTCGATTTATTTTGTTCCTGACTTATTGTCTTTGACCTCATTAATGCGCGCTTTGACAATGTGGCCGGGGTGCCGGTAG